The Candidatus Bathyarchaeia archaeon genome includes a window with the following:
- a CDS encoding extracellular solute-binding protein, whose protein sequence is MSQSRKMLITILIVVVIIAIIVGVATTYVYYMAQPTVPTGPVEIVMWDGLTGGDGYVMQMLIDEFNEEYAGKITVKRTTITWTELYTKLAAAYYAGTGLPDVLIMHETEIPRFKDTAIKPLTNYFYDPEVGISDIENDYFEICMKKVKIGNEIYGVPWDIHCMVVYVNLDVLDRAGLTLQDVNNYMARGIDGFKELITFIEEKGAADWGFTVPIYAYATALAWQYACFIPGLDPIVTPDGVTATLNDERHMVAWRFYEWLAKKPKSIPFPASFADYIDYFVSGRVGILVHGVWLQATLDQQPVLRYATVQAWPGMWAQSHVWFMTKANGKEKDDAAWTLIKWMVSRVSNMGRWGQYAGHVPARNSATNYPPYSSLPGRVLQRNQIFNIGVKYYPPHPRIHEIQNIIGSYLQKLLYGEMTAEEAANAAQNEIQSILNETPYPYTP, encoded by the coding sequence ACTGTTCCCACTGGACCTGTGGAAATAGTGATGTGGGATGGACTGACAGGCGGAGACGGCTATGTTATGCAAATGCTTATCGACGAATTTAATGAGGAATATGCGGGAAAAATTACTGTTAAACGGACAACTATTACATGGACGGAACTCTATACGAAATTAGCTGCAGCATATTATGCTGGAACAGGGCTTCCGGATGTCTTAATAATGCATGAGACTGAAATCCCGCGGTTTAAGGATACGGCAATCAAACCACTTACGAACTACTTCTATGATCCAGAGGTTGGAATAAGCGATATTGAGAATGATTATTTTGAGATATGTATGAAGAAGGTTAAAATAGGCAATGAAATATACGGTGTTCCTTGGGATATACATTGCATGGTTGTTTACGTTAACTTAGATGTTCTTGATAGAGCAGGCTTAACTCTGCAAGATGTAAACAATTACATGGCAAGGGGCATAGATGGATTCAAGGAGCTAATAACTTTTATAGAGGAAAAAGGAGCGGCGGATTGGGGCTTTACTGTACCAATATACGCCTATGCTACAGCATTAGCGTGGCAGTACGCATGTTTTATACCCGGGCTAGATCCAATAGTAACTCCTGATGGTGTCACAGCAACATTAAATGATGAGAGACATATGGTCGCGTGGAGATTTTATGAGTGGCTTGCAAAAAAACCTAAGAGTATTCCCTTCCCGGCTTCTTTCGCCGATTATATAGATTACTTCGTTAGTGGGCGAGTAGGGATTCTAGTACATGGCGTATGGCTTCAAGCAACGCTTGACCAGCAACCTGTACTAAGATACGCTACTGTTCAAGCATGGCCTGGAATGTGGGCACAGAGTCACGTATGGTTTATGACTAAAGCTAATGGAAAAGAAAAGGATGATGCTGCATGGACGCTAATTAAATGGATGGTCTCACGAGTATCGAATATGGGTCGTTGGGGGCAATATGCTGGTCATGTGCCAGCTAGAAACTCTGCTACCAACTATCCACCTTACTCATCCCTACCTGGAAGAGTACTTCAAAGGAATCAAATATTTAATATAGGAGTTAAATATTACCCACCTCATCCAAGAATACATGAGATACAGAACATTATAGGATCTTATCTACAGAAGTTGCTATATGGAGAGATGACTGCTGAGGAAGCTGCTAATGCAGCCCAGAACGAGATTCAATCTATTCTAAATGAAACTCCCTATCCATATACTCCTTAG